ggccacaagactattatactgaggagggggggggggcttcaaaaattgttgtcctgactccttacagtagcgtctccttgtggccgtcccatacagtataacgtctccttgtgactgccccccatacagtataacgtctccttgtggctgccccatacagtataacgtctccttgtggctgccccatacagtataacgtctccttgtggctgccccatacagtataacgtctccttgtggctgccccatacagtataacgtctccttgtggctgccccatacagtataacgtctccttgtggctgcccccatacagtataacgtctccttgtggctgcccccatacagtataacgtctccttgtggctgcccccatacagtataacgtctccttgtagctgcccccatacagtataacgtctccttgtagctgcccccatacagtgtaacgtctccttgtagctgcccccatacagtgtaacgtctccttgtagctgcccccatacagtgtaacgtctccttgtggctgcccccatacagtgtaacgtctccttgtggctgcccccattaagtataacgtctccttgtggctgcccccattaagtataacgtctccttgtggctgcccccattaagtataacgtctccttgtggctgcccccattaagtataacgtctccttgtggctgcccccattaagtataacgtctccttgtggctgcccccattaagtataacgtctccttgtggctgcccccattaagtgtaacgtctccttgtggctgcccccatacagtgtaacgtctccttgtggctgcccccatacagtgtaacgtctccttgtggctgcccccatacagtgtaacgtctccttgtggctgcccccatacagtgtaacgtctccttgtggctgcccccatacagtgtaacgtctccttgtggctgcccccatacagtgtaacgtctccttgtggctgcccccatacagtgtaacgtctccttgtggctgcccccatacagtgtaacgtctccttgtggctgcccccatacagtgtaacgtctccttgtggctgcccccatacagtataacgtctccttgtggctgcccccatacagtataacgtctccttgtggctgcccccatacagtataacttctccttgtggctgcccccatacagtataacatctccttgtggctgcccccatacagtataacatctccttgtggctgcccccatacagtataacatctccttgtggctgcccccatacagtataacgtctccttgtggctgcccccatacagtataacgtctccttgtggctgcccccatacagtataacgtctccttgcggctgcccccatacagtataacatctccttgcggctgcccccatacagtataacatctccttgtggctgcccccatacagtataacatctccttgtggctgcccccatacagtataacgtctccttgtggctgcccccatacagtataacgtctccttgtggctgcccccatacagtataacgtctccttgcggctgcccccatacagtataacgtctccctgcggctgcccccatacagtgtaacgtctccttgtggctgcccccatacagtataacgtctccctgcggctgcccccatacagtgtaacgtctccttgtggctgcccccatacagtataacgtctccttggaatgttatagttctgtttttaggccttttggttggtcagtggtcagaaaatacatgtgtgtgtattttattgttaaaattagtatcggtaattggtatcggtgagtacttaaataaaagtatcggtactcgtactcagtcttaaaaaaatggtatcgggacatccctactggAGTTGCTATGCGCAATTTTGCCAAATTTATGAAAATAACATGCAGTAATAAGTATAACTAGGGGACGCCTGCAGTggaaatgtgacttttttttttaagtttcactTCATAATTGTGTCACAAAAGTGATCTACTCTAATTCTGACCAAATTTTCACTCCAAATCGGTGGGTGGTGCTGGAAGAAGCAGTACTCAAAAAGCGACAACATTGCACAGTGTGCATTTCATTTCCGTATGTCTATTACTGTCCACATCACggataaggataggactgttcttttatgggccagctgttccgttccccaaaatgcggaatgcacatggacatcatccgcaaaatacatatggtcgtgtgcatgagtcttaATGCCAAGAAGGATGTGGATGTTCCTGCACCCAATCACTCCTTTAGGGGCCCTTCTGATAGATTCCCTATTTTAAAGTCATATGTCTCTGACAGATTCTCTTTCCAGTAAATGAAGAGAACAGAACATGGCAGCTACTTACATAATGTGTACAACTACACCCATTCCTGAAATCGCATCTCTGTCCACAGCATTAAGCATGGCCTGGGAAATGGTTTCAAACAAGTCTTCTGGCTCCTTTATGAGGGGGAGAATAAAAGAAGAGCAAAATATGTAAGTTGCACTTTGGTACATGATGAAAGCTTATTTAAAAGTTTTACATAAAATGTCCTTTAAGGGGTTACACCATGGAGACCGAGACAGATCATATGCCTATTAAGGGGTGTTGTGGCAGGCCAAGGGTCAGCCACGTGATGATCATTGCCTCatgttcaggtgaatgacgtcgacggaggaaaatgacagaaaCAGGGGTGTTCCACTGTTTGGGTCCCTATTCTATTAGGAAGAACAGTGAGTAGCTCTGGCAGACTCAAAAACGCCAATGCAACTACCGAAGACTGGACTCATCGTGGGGGGGGCTGTAATGTGAAAGAGGTTTAGCAGGTGGGAACCCCAGAAAATACAAACGGGTCCTTTCAACCCTTTTCATTGGACAGGTGCCATACATAGTTTAACCATAAGTAGATCAAGAAATAGGACGGCACTACTCCGGCTCTCCTCCACAGACATCAAAGGAACGTTCTCTATAGTGGCGACATCGCGGATTGCAACAAACTTTGGCGGTGCTCAGTCTCAATTAGGTCCAACGAGTATACACACATCAAGATGAAAGACAGCACTCACCGGGAGAGTGCCGTCTTTTATCTTgatatgtgcatgccatacataGTTTGCTTAATTTACTAAATCTAACCAACAAAAACTATGCACCGTGGCCCATAACAACCATGTGCAGCAATAAATGAAAGCTTAGCAGATTTCTAGTCAATTATAATACATGATGATCCTGGTCCCTATATGGACACTTCTGAAGTGCCCTGTATTTTGAAATGAATAGAAATTCTGTAAATGCATTAGTGATCAGACACACAGCAACAGTACAACTGTTGGCGAGATCTTCCCGAGTTGCCATCGCTGTGGAGCATCCTTTAAAAAAATAGCGCAGGTACATTTGTATGTATACTGTCCGGATATCTTATGTATTGCACTGAAAAGGTTCTATCCAGACAAGCCAAATGatgtcccaaaaaataaatagataaaaaattcCAACCATCTTATTTTATCCATTGTTCCTCTGCAGAAATTTAAAGGAGGAGTATTCCAGTTGTTAGgtgataactagtgttgagcgaacttctgttttaagttcggcgtctaaagttcggcttccggttagcggagaatcccgatatggattccgaattccgttgtggtccgtggtagcggaatcaataatggccgattattgattccgctaccacggaccacaacggaattcggaatccatatcgggattctccgctaaccgtaagccgaactttagacgccgaacttaaaacagaagttcgctcaacactagtgataactATTAGAGtaatgggggtcctactgctcggacccccacgatcacaATAACTGGTACCTCGTACCCCTGCGAGGTCAGGCATGTGCACCGCCACTCACTTCATCTCTACGGGAGTTCTGGATGAGTACAGTGCTCGgctgagatgaatggagcagcaattTGCATGCCCGAACTGGCAATTAATTCATTTCAAGGAGTTCTGAGGGGTACGAGTACCCGTTCTTGTAGTTGGTGAGGGTTTCAGTGgtaggacctccaccgatctaatagttatcaggATAAGGGTAACGTTTAAcaacaggaatacccctttaagagtgaaaaAGCTGTATCCAAGCAAGTATGGATAATGCTATACTTACCAGGTCAGGCTCCCAGAGAGACTCGCACATGCCATACATCTGCTCTGAACATGTACCGCTCACAACAAAGTCTTCAGTCACCATGGGACATCCAATGAGGTCCAGGGAGCAGATAAATGGCTCAAAGGTCTTGGGGTCCAGCCCAGCAATAACTGGCTCCACATAGTAAGGGCCAAACCTACGAGAAAAAGTACTATATCACCGAACCTAGTCTTTGTGATGACTTATCTCACTGTGTTACCCCACACACAAAAAGTAGGACAGTTCAATGTCAAATAGGGTCACACAGTATATGTGCATTAAAGGGGCTGACCACTGGCTGCCTGTCCTCAAACTTGTATACATAGTCTTGGGACAGGCAGCTGAACGTTCTTGTTTACTGTGGCATGGCATGGACCTGGCATAATCATTTAGCCCGGATTCTTTAAAagtggctaacccctttaaatactactGTCCCACATAACATAATCCTACATCTTTCCTTAGAACTGTGTGCTGTGTCATTCCTCTGAtattcctgctagaaatgtaTGGATAAATTGACAGCTGGATGTTAGCAGGTGAGGGTTGTCCAATGACATACATTTCCAGGAAAAACAGCACAATGTAGAATTCAAAGAACACTTATTTCATGAggaatgacaggtcctctttaggctacatgcacacgaccgtatgtcatccttttttttgcggatccattgtaacaatgcctatccttgtccacaaaacagacaagaataggacatgttctatttttttggcggggctacggaatggtgcaacgaatgcggacagcacacggagtgcagtccacatcttttgcggccccattgaaattaatgggtccacatcctatccgcaaaaaaaaaggaacagacacggaaacaaaatacgttcgtgtgcatgtagccttaaacagcctcagttcagttttgtccccattgacaatgaatggggacaaaactgaagcgttttcccccgctactgagatcctatgacgaatctcaatagcggaaagggaaggcgcaagtgtgaaagtagcctaagtaatgttttttagtttttttattacatttttgccTGACAGCTTAGAGGGGAGTCAAAAGTGGCAATGTGATTAATGACATGATCCAGGGGGGCCATATTTTCTcagatattgggggtcatttactatgacCCCCTACGCTAGAAACTAGTGTAAAAAAGTTGCATTTACAACTTTTTAAATAATACCGCCTAAATTTGAACACGAAAAGTGGAGTAGTGGGGCAGGATGCGGTGCCACGGCCCTGGGGATATCAAAGCCCGGCATAAAATGTTGGTTTTTGATAAATGACCACTGTCTGTAAACGAAGAGTACTTTGTAAAATAGGACAGCAATCAAAACCCACTCTTGCGGATTGACATTTTGTTGGCATGGTAAagaagagtaaggctacttttacactagcgacaGCCTTCTCCGGATCTGTGCTACCGCTAGTGCACcttgccgccggaagtccgctctggccctattcactataataaGCGAAGGGCCGGAGGTCTGGACGcaccacggcaaacatgccgagaggcggccggaataaaactacgacatgaacagcctgccggagaaggctgccgctagtgtgaaactagcctaaggcctcatgcacacggccgtgttccgcggccgagagcggtccgtggtaacccggttgggattcctgctgacagcaggagcgcacggcgtcattagttgctatgacgccgtgcgcttcacgccgccgctgcactatagtaaaacactcgtatgatctatacgagtgtattactgtacagcagcggctgcatgaagcgcacagcgtcatagcaaccaatgacgccgtgcgctcctgctgtcagcaggaatccggccgggttaccacggaccgctctcggccgcgaaacacggccgtgtgcatgaggccttagccagtataatttttcttttgagcTTCTCACCTTCTCTCATACAACAAATTAGACACCATGCTCATAAACGTCTTCGGTTTGATCTGACGTCCTTCCTTTAGCTCATACAGATTCAGCCTGAACTTCAGACGTTGGGACCTGTAAAAGGAACACACTTATCAAAAATCATCTGAACAGAAACAGATTAATACATTAATGAACAGAAAGTCAAAAAAGGTGTCAAGGAAAATTGTTACACGTCCCATGACCTCTTTAAAAGGAATATTCTGGGCAAAAATGAGGGCATGGAGCACAAAGCCAGGCATCATGGAAGACCAAAGAGATTATCCCGGTGCCATGCACAACACTATGCTCAGCAAAGTATCAGTTTTTCCTGGTGTGTTGCTTTACATGAGAGTATCTGTATCAtggtaaggctacgttcacatctttGGTCAACgtttctggcagagaacagcctgccggcgtTCACcggatccctattgactataatgagatccgCGATATATGCCAGGTTTTGACTGCACAAAGCAGTTTGGAGAGAGGGCTTAACGAAACAGTATCTTTGTTATGGGAATCTGTTGCTCTGTGTGTTCTAACTTACTAATGAAGTGTTCAGTGCACCAATGGCATGCCCTAGCCCTTCGGTGCATCCTTTGTCCCTCCCCGTGTCCTTAGACAACTGACAGGGCCAGGAGACTGCCCCGCTAATTTTATGCATGGGCTACAGctgcctcttcaaatagctgataggcaagggtgttggacccccaccaatgagatactgataacctatttaACCCCCAGAAATCTACTTTAAGGTGGTTTTCCCAGAATCACAATATGTGAACACTGAGATCCTGAGAAAGGGGCGTTCGCTCTAGCAGATACTGCCCATGGATAAGAGTGGTGGAGTTTGTGGGGAAAATTCTAACCGTTCTGTGTAACCCTcctgtcatgtaataaaatcctGCTGATTCGGAAGAAATAGTCGAGAATGGAACAGCAACTAATCTCATGTGAGCACAAGGCAAACCGTACACTGTCTGCACATCAGTTGCTAGTCCCGCCAATCCGATGTATAAGCGATCACCCATGGGAAAGATTTTCTGGAAGTCAGTTGTCACCATCTGGGCTTGGACTCCAAAGCGTCTGTCCGCAGCAATGGCCACACAGTTCTTCCCTCTCATGGCCATGACGGCCCCACCGTTATACGACATAATAGActgcagaagaagaaaaaaaaaaagttaggctAATGGTTTGGATCCTAATGGGACCTTCTGGCTGTTGCGGTTTAGAGACGTTTTTGTAGCCATTTTACCATTTAAAGGGATTTCTCAAGACAATGGACTTATCTAGGATCAAGATACTGATAACCTTCCCCCCAGCATAgaccattaatatcagattggtctGGGTGTGACTCCCAGCACCtgggccgatcagctgtttaaaggggcgGCACGCTCGtgggagcgctgcagcctctttaaTGTTTACAGGttcgccccattcaagtgaataagaaGAAGCTGGAATTACCTTGCACCACCCTCTATGTAGAGGACATACAGGTAAAAAGTGAAGAGGgccgcagccattttaaataagcTGACCAGCAGGGTGTCAGGAGTTGTATTCTGAGTATATCAATATCCTGATCCTGGACtatccctttaatattgatggccaacCCTTAGGACAGGTCCGATCCCCTGCATCCCCACTAATCGGCTGAATGAAGGGGCAATGACACTGCAACCTGCGCTGTTTACCaggcacagtgccatacagttgGCAGTGGCTACACATAGTGCATCAGCACAGTCCAGAGGTGCTTCCTGGGCAGGGCATATGGACAGAGGCTGGCTTGGTACGGGCACAGGGTATGGAGAAGGACCAGTCACCCCCATATAGGAATCAGTATTAAGCCCATTGAAGAACACTGTATTCTGCCTCCATGAAGCTTATACTGGCTGATAACAGGGTAATACACCCAGCACAGATATTAGGTCTAGTGCCCCATGTGACATCTGCTGAGTAATTATCCCGCACAACGCTATCCCCCAGGCTTCACGAGAACAGCCACGTAAACTCTCCACCCGGTTCTCTCACCATCCTGACTCCGGGACGTTTTCTTCTCGCTATTGAAAACCGAAAGCTGCACCCGGCCGgttcctgctctgctgctaatgTGATACGCCCACTTAATGCTGATAGGCGGCCCCGCCAGTGGATCCGTGCGCTGATTCGATTACAGCCCTGTCAGTTATCGACGATTGGTTGAGTTGGCTGAAGAGGGAGGGAATAAATCAAATACGCGAAGTCATAGAGTGCCGCAAAGCGCGATGGGTATTTGGAGGACCGGGAAAAAGAACTGGCGCATTGTGGGAGTAAGAGTAGAGGAAGAGCGGCGGAAATAAAAGCATGATGGGATGCTGGAGGACTGGTTGCTATAGCAATAGAACGCAGTCTTGTTGAGGAGTTTTACGGAAGTGTGTACCGCCGCGTTATCACTATATGCTGTGCAGTTTAACCGCTTAGTGACCtagacatttttttatattttttttaatcaccgCATCCCAagaactatatttttttttatttttccgtcggtGTAGCCATATGAGGGGCTTGGCATTTGCTGGACGAGCTGTTTTtaatggtacaattttggggtacatataactgaTTTATAAAATTGTGTTAACTCTTTCTGGAGGATGTGGAAAACACAGCAATACTGtcgtttttttaaattcttttgtaAATTTTGTGACGTTAAATTTGCAGCATAAacaacatgataactttattctctgggtcagttcgattacagtgatactatatatagggtggccactggcttcacccaagaaagccggacctcaccgTCCACGCCCCAAAACTGATAAACCACGCCCCACCtctgtgaagccacgcccctATCACAGGTCCCCggggggacccgaacttgacctgaacttgaccctgaacccggaccccattaaagtcaatggggacccgaacttcactcattctccaatccgatggtatattttaacttcaagcgttacctaccaaggaccaggaagcggtgagtacaaagccttcaccgcttcctggtcttttTGCCCGGCGTTAAAGACGGGCGGCCCTAAaatggaacggcgttcctgctatgaaaaaagtgcaggaacgctgtTCCCACACTTTCCCGCAGGACTCGAGCcctggagagatctctgtactgtcccctgatatatttaactTTCATTTTTAACTTTCATTCTTCAGTTTACCACTTAGTCCCCCAAGGGGACTTTGACATGAGATTGTTTGATTGCTtacataatacactgtactacttATGTACTGCAGTGTGTTATGCTGTAAGTAGGAAACTGACAGGCAATCTATTAGGCCTGGCCTTTGGCACAGCCTAATAGGCATACAATGAAGGCAGGCCTGGAGGCCTTCATTGGATCCCCAGCTGCCATGTAAAgacattggcaccctgggatcTTAGATGCCACAGTGGGGTCAGAAAATGAGGGCAGGTCTTAAATTTCATATAGATTTTTAAatccctctcccccctcctccctcactaTCAAGAGAAACATATTTACCTGCTCTCTGCTGCTTGGTTCCAGCTTTGTGAAGCCACCACTGTCTTCCCGGCGTGCCTGTCTCCACATGAAAACTTCTAGCATgaacagggtcatgtgacatgtccccaagcacATGACCTTGTCCATGACAGAAGTTTAAATGTCAAAGGGAGAAGTGCGGTGAATACAGAACCGAGCGTCAGGGAGTACAAAGTATACTTCCCTCAGCAGGTCcccctgggggagggggggggggggatttacaaACATATGaaattggacaacctctttaaaaactaaaattgaaaaaaaaactcacccaGCTATGATTTAGAAAATAAACCTCTATTTTAATGGGTTATCCGGATTTTgaaaattgatgacctatacttgaGTAAAGATATTTAAGTAAAGCTACATGGTGACAAGTTTTTTTTGCGACAGTTGCATCTCAGTAGCAGCATGTCATATTGTGACACACATGTTGCCGTGTGGCCCAGCCTATCTCAAGACGCTCCAGCAAATTATCTGTGTGCAGGGACAGATTGGCCATaggccttacagggaaattttctggtgggccaatgcccggGGGGCcgtctgagccctcctcacagccggtcagtggaagtttttggggatgtaagtagtgatggactgtggtatttggctcagtTGGGGTGGTATAACGTGCCACAATATGATATATGTTGGCCatgccttccatcagtttggacccgactacaaaatgtggccactttaagttcccagtccgcccctgtctgtGTGAAGGGCTCACCTGAGTTCTGCGGTTTCTTCATGGGCCCATACAGCACT
This window of the Bufo bufo chromosome 6, aBufBuf1.1, whole genome shotgun sequence genome carries:
- the PSMB3 gene encoding proteasome subunit beta type-3; amino-acid sequence: MSIMSYNGGAVMAMRGKNCVAIAADRRFGVQAQMVTTDFQKIFPMGDRLYIGLAGLATDVQTVSQRLKFRLNLYELKEGRQIKPKTFMSMVSNLLYERRFGPYYVEPVIAGLDPKTFEPFICSLDLIGCPMVTEDFVVSGTCSEQMYGMCESLWEPDLEPEDLFETISQAMLNAVDRDAISGMGVVVHIIEKDKMTTRTLKARMD